In Hevea brasiliensis isolate MT/VB/25A 57/8 chromosome 13, ASM3005281v1, whole genome shotgun sequence, a single genomic region encodes these proteins:
- the LOC110650140 gene encoding potassium channel AKT1 codes for MENLRNSRVFRVSVCGQEELELLSRDSSHYSLSTAVLPSLGARSNRRVKLRRFIVSPYDRRYRIWETFLVVLVIYTAWVSPFEFGFLKKPEGPLSIADNVVNGFFAVDIVLTFFVAYLDKTNYLLVDNPKKIAWKYTSSWFAFDFISTIPSELARKISPKPLRSYGLFNMLRLWRLRRVSALFSRLEKDRNYNYFWVRCAKLICVTLFAVHSAGCFYYLIAARYRNPERTWIGASLGDNFLEQSVWIRYVTSIYWSITTLTTVGYGDLHPVNSREMIFDIFYMLFNLGLTAYLIGNMTNLVVHGTSRTRRFRDAIQAASSFAQRNQLPPRLQDQMLAHLCLKFRTDSEGLQQQETLDSLPKAIRSSISHYLFYSLLDKVYLFHGVSNDLLFQLVSEMKAEYFPPKEDVILQNEAPTDFYILVTGAADLLVYKNGVEQVVGQAESGDLCGEIGVLCYRPQLFTVRTKRLSQLLRLNRTTFLNIVQANVGDGTIIMNNLLQHLKEQRDPIMEGVLHETENMLTHGRMDLPVSLCFAALRGDDSLLHQLLKRGLDPNESDNNGRSALHIAASKGSENCVLFLLDYGADPNCKDSDGNVPLWEAMLGGHEAVARLLIENGASIKSGDEGHFACIAAEQNSLNLLKEIVRCGGDVTCSRKSGNTALHVAVCEDNTEIVRFLLDHGAEIDKPDIHGWTPRDLADQQGHEEIKFIFQTCKEPKTQSVVAIPENHKPGIRYLGRFTSEPTIRPMSHDGSHSGRDGSWSQKRTRRRTNNFHNSLFGMMSAAHKGEKELPFPVSHTIAADNYGANPARVIISCPEKVEIAGKLILLPKSLPELLEIGAKKFGLTLAKVLSKDKAEIDDIEVIRDGDHILIVSDRTQETNSQNSQPFLSDQTRV; via the exons ATGGAAAATCTGCGTAACAGCAGAGTCTTTAGGGTTTCTGTGTGCGGCCAAGAGGAGTTAGAGCTCTTGTCTAGAGATAGCAGCCATTATAGCCTCTCTACTGCTGTTTTACCTTCACTTGGTGCAAGAAGTAACCGCAGAGTCAAGCTCAGGAGGTTCATTGTATCTCCTTATGACCGTCGTTACAG AATATGGGAGACTTTTCTTGTTGTTCTGGTCATCTATACGGCTTGGGTATCGCCTTTTGAATTCGGATTTCTCAAGAAACCAGAGGGACCACTCTCCATTGCTGATAATGTTGTAAATGGATTCTTTGCTGTAGACATTGTTCTTACCTTCTTTGTAGCTTACCTTGACAAGACGAACTACCTACTTGTTGACAATCCAAAAAAGATTGCTTGGAAGTATACTAGTTCCTGGTTTGCCTTTGATTTCATATCCACAATCCCATCTGAACTTGCTCGGAAGATCTCCCCTAAACCACTCCGATCATATGGCTTGTTCAACATGCTTCGCCTTTGGCGACTTCGAAGAGTTAGTGCTCTATTTTCCAG ATTGGAGAAGGATAGGAACTATAACTACTTCTGGGTTCGATGTGCCAAACTTATTTGT GTCACCCTTTTCGCCGTTCACTCTGCTGGATGCTTTTATTATCTTATTGCTGCTCGTTATCGTAACCCTGAAAGGACATGGATTGGAGCATCTTTGGGGGACAATTTTCTTGAACAGAGTGTGTGGATCCGATATGTGACTTCAATTTACTGGTCTATTACTACTCTAACAACAGTTGGCTATGGTGATCTCCATCCTGTGAATTCAAGGGAGATGATCTTTGATATCTTCTACATGCTCTTTAACCTTGGGTTGACAGCATATTTGATTGGAAACATGACCAACTTGGTTGTTCACGGGACTAGTCGAACTAGAAGATTT AGAGATGCCATACAAGCAGCTTCAAGTTTTGCTCAGAGGAACCAACTACCTCCTCGCCTGCAAGATCAGATGCTTGCACATCTGTGTTTGAAGTTCAGGACCGATTCCGAAGGACTTCAGCAGCAAGAAACTCTTGATTCCCTTCCAAAAGCAATTCGTTCAAGCATTTCACATTATCTCTTTTACTCTCTCCTGGACAAGGTGTACTTATTTCATGGGGTTTCCAATGACTTACTTTTCCAGCTG GTTTCAGAGATGAAAGCTGAGTATTTCCCTCCCAAAGAAGATGTCATTTTGCAGAATGAAGCACCGACAGACTTCTATATACTTGTCACTGGTGCTGCG GATCTACTTGTTTACAAAAATGGAGTTGAACAG GTTGTTGGGCAGGCAGAAAGTGGTGACCTTTGTGGTGAGATTGGGGTGCTTTGTTATAGGCCACAACTTTTTACAGTGCGCACCAAAAGATTGAGCCAGCTACTACGACTGAACCGTACTACATTTTTGAACATTGTTCAGGCCAATGTTGGAGATGGGACCATAATCATGAACAATCTCCTTCAG CATTTGAAAGAACAAAGGGACCCAATTATGGAGGGAGTTTTGCATGAGACAGAGAACATGCTAACTCATGGTAGAATGGACCTACCTGTCAGTCTATGTTTTGCTGCACTTAGGGGTGATGATTCCTTGTTACATCAGTTGTTGAAAAGGGGCCTGGATCCAAATGAATCAGACAACAATGGGAGGTCGGCTCTG CATATAGCTGCATCAAAAGGAAGTGAGAACTGTGTGCTTTTTTTACTGGATTACGGGGCAGATCCTAACTGTAAAG ACTCGGATGGTAATGTCCCACTGTGGGAGGCAATGCTAGGTGGCCATGAAGCAGTGGCCAGGCTGCTGATAGAAAATGGTGCAAGCATAAAATCGGGAGATGAAGGTCATTTTGCATGCATTGCCGCTGAGCAAAATAGCTTGAACTTGCTCAAGGAAATTGTTCGATGTGGTGGGGATGTCACATGCTCGAGGAAGAGTGGAAACACAGCACTCCATGTTGCAGTTTGTGAAGACAACACTGAAATAGTAAGGTTTCTTTTAGACCATGGTGCTGAAATTGACAAACCAGATATACACGGTTGGACTCCCAGGGATCTAGCCGACCAACAAGGACACGAagaaataaaattcattttccaaACTTGTAAAGAGCCTAAAACTCAGTCTGTTGTTGCCATTCCTGAGAACCACAAGCCTGGAATTCGATATCTTGGGAGATTTACAAGTGAGCCAACTATCCGTCCTATGTCTCATGATGGTTCACACTCGGGTAGAGATGGATCATGGAGCCAAAAGCGTACCAGACGCAGAACTAATAATTTTCACAATTCGCTCTTTGGGATGATGTCTGCGGCCCACAAGGGGGAGAAGGAATTACCATTCCCAGTTAGTCACACAATAGCCGCAGACAATTATGGAGCTAACCCTGCAAGAGTGATAATTAGTTGCCCGGAAAAGGTAGAAATTGCAGGGAAGCTGATTCTACTCCCCAAGAGCTTGCCGGAGTTGCTGGAGATTGGTGCTAAGAAATTTGGGTTGACACTTGCCAAAGTTCTGAGCAAGGACAAAGCTGAAATTGATGATATTGAGGTGATTAGAGATGGTGATCACATTTTAATTGTAAGTGATCGAACACAAGAGACTAACAGCCAAAACTCCCAACCATTTTTGAGTGATCAAACACGAGTCTAA
- the LOC110650141 gene encoding boron transporter 4-like has translation MHSVDSPFRGIVEDFNGRKACYLQDWTNALGTGVRILAPTTYIFFASALPVIAFGEQLSRETDGSLSAVETLASTAICGIIHSLIGGQPLLILGVAEPTVIMYSYLYSFAIRADAIGKKLYLAWAGWVCVWTALLLFLLAMFNACTIINRFTRFAGELFGMLIAVLFIQQAVKGVVCEFKIPGNEDPNLEKYSFQWLYTNGLLGVIFTFGLLFTALKSRGARSWQYGTGWFRSFIADYGVSLMVVLWAALSFSVPGNVPSGVPRRLQTPLPWDSASLEHWTVIKDMVKVPPAYIFAAFIPAVMVAGLYFFDHSVASQMAQQKDFNLKKPSAYHYDILILGVLTLICGLLGLPPSNGVLPQSPMHTKSLAVLNRQLIRRKMVKGAKECMKLNATKSEIYGRMLEVFIETEKTPAPSAAKELKDLRSAVIGEDGDNSSASFDPEKHIDAFVPVRVNEQRLSNFLQSLLVGVSLMGMPIIKKIPTSVLWGYFAYMAIDSLPGSQFWERLLLLFITPSRRHRILETAHASYVERVPFNYIAIFTLLQLVYLLVCFGITWIPLAGILFPLPFFLLISIRQHILPKIFPMACLQELDAAEYEEIEGAPKRSRGLSFKESMENADFDSCDAEILDELTTSRGELKLRSKNFSFSDEKIFQARPEPSTCAPGG, from the exons ATGCATAGCGTTGACTCCCCATTCCGAGGAATTGTTGAAGACTTTAATGGAAGAAAAGCTTGCTACTTACAAGATTGGACCAATGCACTCGGAACCGGTGTCAG GATTTTGGCTCCAACGACCTATATATTCTTCGCTTCTGCTCTTCCAGTTATTGCCTTCGGAGAGCAACTTAGCAGGGAAACAG ATGGAAGCCTGAGCGCGGTGGAAACCCTGGCTTCTACTGCTATATGCGGTATAATACACTCTTTGATTGGTGGCCAGCCTTTGCTAATCTTGGGAGTTGCGGAACCCACAGTTATAATGTACAGCTATTTGTACAGTTTTGCAATAAGAGCTGACGCCATTGGAAAGAAGCTCTATTTGGCTTGGGCTGGATG GGTGTGTGTCTGGACAGCTCTTCTACTCTTTCTTCTTGCTATGTTCAATGCTTGCACAATCATCAATAGATTTACAAGGTTTGCGGGAGAACTTTTTGGCATGTTAATTGCAGTCCTTTTCATTCAACAAGCGGTGAAG GGGGTGGTATGTGAATTCAAAATCCCCGGTAACGAAGACCCAAACTTAGAGAAATATAGTTTTCAGTGGCTATACACAAACGGCCTGCTGGGTGTCATATTCACCTTTGGCTTACTCTTCACTGCTTTAAAAAGCAGAGGTGCAAGATCATGGCAATATGGCACAG GATGGTTTCGGAGCTTCATTGCGGATTATGGAGTTTCTTTAATGGTGGTATTATGGGCAGCATTGTCATTTAGCGTACCAGGCAATGTTCCTTCTGGAGTTCCTAGGAGGCTTCAAACTCCTCTTCCTTGGGACTCTGCTTCCTTGGAGCACTGGACTGTAATCAAG GACATGGTTAAGGTCCCCCCAGCATATATATTTGCTGCCTTCATACCTGCTGTCATGGTTGCGGGTCTTTATTTTTTTGACCATAGTGTGGCTTCACAAATGGCACAGCAGAAGGATTTTAATCTCAAGAAACCCTCTGCTTACCACTATGATATCTTAATCCTCGGGGTTTTG ACTTTGATCTGTGGATTACTTGGACTTCCTCCCTCCAATGGAGTGCTCCCACAATCTCCCATGCACACCAAGAGTCTAGCTGTGCTCAATAGACAG TTGATAAGAAGGAAGATGGTAAAAGGTGCCAAGGAATGCATGAAACTTAATgcaaccaaatctgaaatttatgGCAGGATGCTGGAGGTATTCATAGAAACAGAGAAAACTCCAGCA CCTTCAGCAGCTAAAGAGCTCAAGGATTTGAGGAGTGCAGTTATAGGTGAGGATGGAGATAACTCAAGTGCATCCTTTGATCCTGAAAAGCATATTGATGCTTTCGTGCCTGTGCGAGTTAATGAACAAAGACTTAGCAACTTTTTACAATCACTTCTTGTGGGCGTATCATTAATGGGCATGCCTATAATCAAGAAGATACCTACATCAGTACTCTGGGGATATTTTGCCTACATGGCCATTGATAGTCTCCCTGGGAGCCAGTTCTGGGAAAGATTGCTACTGCTTTTCATTACTCCTAGCCGGCGACACAG GATTTTGGAAACAGCGCATGCTTCTTATGTGGAGAGGGTTCCCTTCAACTACATTGCTATTTTTACGCTCTTGCAGCTGGTATATCTTCTGGTTTGCTTTGGAATAACTTGGATACCTCTTGCTGGAATATTGTTCCCGTTGCCATTCTTTCTGCTTATAAGCATAAGACAGCATATCCTTCCCAAAATCTTTCCCATGGCTTGCCTTCAGGAGTTGGATGCTGCTGAATATGAGGAAATTGAGGGAGCTCCAAAACGTAGTCGTGGTCTCTCATTCAAG GAATCAATGGAGAATGCTGATTTCGATTCATGTGATGCTGAGATACTGGATGAGCTGACCACCAGTAGAGGAGAGCTGAAGCTTAGATCTAAAAACTTCAGTTTCAGTGATGAAAAGATCTTCCAGGCAAGACCAGAACCTTCAACTT GTGCACCCGGAGGATGA